In Thalassoglobus sp. JC818, a single window of DNA contains:
- a CDS encoding ATP-binding cassette domain-containing protein, protein MLRLTNVSKTYDEKLVLAPTSIEFLQGKTSVLLGTSGCGKSTLLRLMIGLVEPDSGGEILFDGEPLTRENIATIRHRIGYMIQDGGLFPHLTVQGNVALLAKHLGWPVQKISDRMHELLELVHLDDETLTRYPRQISGGQRQRVALMRALFLDPDVLLLDEPMGALDPVIRTNLQAELREIFRTLQKTVVLVTHDIGEAAFLGDSISVLNSGRVLQTGSFEDLLNNPTDSFVTDFIRAQRTQLDSVEELI, encoded by the coding sequence ATGCTCCGCCTGACCAATGTCTCGAAAACCTACGACGAGAAGTTGGTCCTGGCTCCCACTTCCATTGAGTTCCTACAGGGCAAAACATCTGTCCTCCTGGGAACGAGTGGCTGTGGGAAATCGACACTACTGCGATTGATGATCGGTCTTGTCGAGCCGGACAGCGGAGGAGAAATTCTGTTCGATGGAGAACCGCTCACGCGAGAGAACATCGCTACGATCCGCCACCGTATCGGATACATGATTCAGGACGGCGGACTCTTCCCGCATTTGACAGTGCAGGGGAATGTTGCGCTGCTCGCCAAACACCTGGGCTGGCCTGTTCAGAAAATCAGTGATCGCATGCACGAGCTGTTAGAACTCGTGCATCTCGATGACGAAACGCTCACGCGATACCCACGACAAATCTCCGGTGGTCAACGGCAGCGCGTGGCTCTTATGAGAGCGCTGTTTCTCGATCCAGATGTCTTGCTGCTCGACGAGCCAATGGGTGCGCTCGATCCGGTCATTCGCACGAATCTGCAGGCAGAACTGCGTGAGATCTTTCGCACGCTGCAAAAGACGGTCGTTCTCGTCACTCACGATATCGGAGAAGCCGCTTTTCTGGGGGACAGCATTAGCGTGCTCAACTCAGGACGTGTTCTGCAAACAGGTTCGTTCGAGGACCTGCTGAATAATCCGACGGACTCTTTCGTCACAGATTTCATCCGAGCACAACGCACTCAACTTGATTCTGTGGAGGAACTCATATGA
- a CDS encoding DUF2237 domain-containing protein has protein sequence MQRGKNVLGGELQSCSTDPMTGWFRDGCCSTGPGDLGMHVICCRVTKDFLEFSKETGNDLTTPVPEFKFPGLKPGDQWCVCAGRWKEAYDHGRACGVVLAATHMSALEFASLEELEEYAVDEVDTE, from the coding sequence ATGCAACGCGGAAAGAATGTACTTGGCGGCGAACTGCAATCCTGTTCAACAGACCCGATGACCGGATGGTTTCGAGACGGCTGTTGCTCGACAGGCCCCGGCGATCTCGGAATGCATGTCATCTGCTGTCGAGTCACCAAAGACTTCCTGGAGTTCTCAAAAGAAACCGGAAACGATCTCACAACACCGGTTCCAGAGTTTAAGTTTCCCGGCTTGAAACCGGGCGATCAGTGGTGTGTTTGCGCCGGTCGCTGGAAAGAAGCATACGACCACGGGCGAGCGTGTGGCGTCGTCCTCGCGGCAACACACATGTCGGCCCTTGAGTTTGCATCACTCGAAGAACTCGAGGAATACGCCGTCGATGAGGTCGACACCGAATAG
- a CDS encoding Sir2 family NAD-dependent protein deacetylase, with amino-acid sequence MKGQDCMSEIEQVAHWMRSAKSVIAFTGAGISTESGIPDFRSPGGVWSKNRTVYYDDFLSSETERHEYWRQKSQTHVEFSRANPNCAHQILAKWESLGLIEGVITQNIDGLHAEAGSRRIWELHGTAREVGCLSCEKRWRADSWIEEFLETDRAPRCPECNGFLKHATVSFGQALPMETLESAMEAALQADLILALGSSLVVYPAAEIPERAKQYGARLVIINRDPTPLDHQADVRIADSLGASLTSIDELLNDGAQSE; translated from the coding sequence ATGAAAGGTCAGGATTGCATGAGTGAGATCGAACAAGTCGCTCACTGGATGCGTTCTGCGAAATCAGTCATCGCGTTCACCGGAGCGGGGATCTCGACAGAGAGTGGAATTCCCGATTTTCGGTCTCCCGGTGGAGTATGGTCGAAGAATCGAACTGTCTATTACGACGACTTTCTCAGCTCCGAAACCGAGCGGCACGAGTACTGGCGGCAGAAGTCGCAGACACATGTTGAATTCAGCCGAGCGAATCCGAACTGCGCTCATCAAATTCTGGCGAAATGGGAATCGCTTGGATTGATAGAGGGAGTGATCACTCAGAACATTGACGGTCTGCATGCGGAAGCAGGCAGTCGCCGAATTTGGGAGTTGCACGGAACAGCCCGCGAAGTCGGTTGTTTAAGTTGTGAGAAGCGTTGGCGTGCCGACTCGTGGATTGAAGAGTTTCTCGAGACCGATCGGGCTCCTCGATGTCCTGAGTGCAATGGCTTTCTCAAACATGCCACCGTTTCATTCGGCCAAGCACTTCCGATGGAAACGTTGGAATCAGCAATGGAAGCGGCGCTGCAGGCGGATTTGATTCTCGCACTCGGTTCATCGCTTGTCGTCTATCCTGCAGCAGAAATTCCCGAACGAGCAAAGCAATATGGGGCGCGACTGGTGATCATTAATCGTGATCCAACGCCACTCGATCATCAGGCCGACGTCCGGATTGCGGATAGCCTCGGTGCAAGTTTGACCAGCATCGATGAGCTTCTGAATGACGGAGCGCAGTCCGAATGA
- a CDS encoding DNA internalization-related competence protein ComEC/Rec2, which yields MIDSLRDSNHRKSQHLHRPALVGALALGTGIALDSILFASDLISFKAVWGAGCLCLLIATTAIFTQRERLATWAVLLCCVMAGAIRHHQIAEFEQEATVRAYANAEGDPVRVRGQLKTSVVIDEAEYGPRIPSWLELDSSICDLKVHELQALQEWETVSGTVRVRVSGHLTTAQVGDLVEVVGTLRLPQPVSNPSGYDYAEILRREGISALLSVSHPAAVEVISTPSNLWWKLLRVREAVRNECRRLFVEYLSPKSQSLALSMLLGDRTQLTKQDREIFQESGAMHLLAISGLHVGILAGFVTLISRLVGLSERKTAVAILVVTVLYAGLTNHRPPVLRATLLICLVIFGTTRRRHVDLLNALACCAIILLLISPEDLFDLGAQLSFLAVLAIIWSIDLLKRLRVTSSKSDVLLSENWRWVERTKPALRWLAQGTVITATIWFVTFPLILSSFHIVAPIGLLLNLLLIPVAGLVLGAGYVFLLTGWFLPVLGHFTGTVFDTALRWFLWIIQSGADLPGGHFCFSGFPSWWLAGFYVLLPVCVSVSQWPMVQKFSCASLCVWCFAIAWYAILPTKNDELRVTVLDVGHGLAMVIELPSGEVLLYDAGNTGNGSRAENAVKDYLWCRNRHHIDAVLVSHADHDHFSGLFGVIDHFPVGKLLLSQSFLDFDQRGTFELCEAASRRDVTIELLQANDRLKTSDHDPPVSIELLHPTGDFESKSDNAQSLVLKLSYGDRSLLLTGDVEEEGLDRLLDLPQEQCDVLMSPHHGAKNSNPLDLLEWSSSKLLVVSTSDRSVGPRLRSFVPSGVDVETTVESGALTLRIDRSGTISVERFLQEEDQ from the coding sequence GTGATTGATTCATTGCGAGATTCCAATCACCGGAAGTCTCAACACCTTCACCGCCCTGCTCTGGTTGGAGCGCTCGCGCTTGGAACGGGCATCGCACTCGATTCGATTCTCTTCGCATCAGATCTCATCTCGTTCAAGGCAGTTTGGGGGGCTGGATGCCTGTGTCTGTTGATCGCAACAACTGCGATCTTCACTCAGAGAGAGCGTCTGGCCACATGGGCCGTCCTGCTTTGCTGCGTCATGGCCGGAGCCATCCGACATCACCAGATTGCCGAGTTTGAACAGGAAGCGACCGTTCGAGCGTATGCGAATGCCGAAGGTGATCCCGTTCGAGTTCGTGGACAACTGAAAACGAGTGTTGTCATCGATGAAGCTGAGTATGGTCCCCGCATTCCGTCGTGGCTCGAACTCGACTCTTCAATTTGCGACTTGAAAGTTCATGAACTCCAAGCATTGCAAGAGTGGGAAACTGTTTCCGGGACTGTGCGAGTTCGCGTCAGTGGGCACCTCACGACCGCACAGGTGGGTGATCTTGTCGAAGTCGTCGGGACGCTACGACTTCCTCAGCCAGTGAGCAATCCCTCCGGTTATGACTACGCCGAAATCCTTCGAAGAGAAGGAATCAGCGCTCTTCTCAGCGTTTCTCATCCGGCAGCTGTTGAAGTCATCTCGACTCCGTCGAATCTATGGTGGAAACTGCTTCGAGTTCGAGAGGCTGTTCGCAATGAATGTCGACGTCTGTTTGTCGAATACTTAAGTCCCAAGTCACAGTCGCTGGCATTGTCCATGCTGCTGGGGGATCGAACGCAACTGACGAAGCAGGACCGTGAGATTTTTCAAGAGAGCGGTGCCATGCATCTGCTGGCAATCTCCGGTCTGCATGTCGGAATTCTTGCTGGGTTTGTGACGCTAATCTCCCGGCTGGTCGGTTTGTCAGAGAGAAAAACGGCGGTTGCAATTCTCGTTGTGACCGTGCTTTATGCAGGTCTGACGAATCACCGTCCACCGGTTCTGCGGGCAACTCTTCTGATTTGTCTCGTCATCTTTGGAACGACTCGTCGCCGACATGTTGACTTACTCAATGCTTTAGCCTGTTGTGCGATTATTCTGCTGCTGATTTCTCCCGAAGATCTCTTCGACCTCGGCGCTCAACTCTCGTTTCTGGCCGTCCTGGCGATCATCTGGAGCATTGATCTCTTGAAACGTCTCCGAGTGACCAGCTCAAAGAGTGACGTTCTTCTTTCAGAAAACTGGCGCTGGGTCGAACGGACCAAGCCTGCTCTTAGATGGCTTGCGCAAGGGACTGTGATCACTGCCACAATCTGGTTTGTCACGTTCCCATTGATTCTCTCTTCGTTTCATATCGTGGCTCCCATCGGATTGCTGTTGAACCTGTTGCTGATCCCGGTTGCGGGGCTGGTATTGGGAGCCGGGTATGTCTTCTTGCTGACCGGATGGTTCCTGCCTGTGCTCGGTCACTTCACTGGAACAGTCTTCGATACTGCTCTGCGATGGTTTCTGTGGATCATTCAATCAGGAGCTGATCTTCCGGGCGGGCACTTTTGTTTTTCCGGTTTTCCGAGTTGGTGGCTCGCCGGATTTTATGTGCTGCTGCCGGTCTGTGTGTCGGTGAGTCAATGGCCCATGGTGCAAAAATTTAGCTGTGCTTCGCTGTGTGTTTGGTGTTTCGCAATAGCCTGGTACGCGATTCTCCCGACGAAGAACGATGAGTTGAGAGTGACTGTTTTAGACGTCGGCCATGGACTTGCGATGGTGATCGAACTTCCATCCGGAGAAGTTCTACTGTACGACGCTGGCAATACCGGTAATGGTTCACGGGCTGAGAATGCGGTGAAGGACTATCTCTGGTGTCGAAATCGACATCACATCGATGCAGTTCTCGTCTCTCATGCAGACCACGATCACTTCAGCGGGCTCTTCGGAGTGATCGATCACTTCCCGGTCGGGAAACTTTTGCTGAGCCAGTCTTTCCTCGACTTTGATCAACGTGGGACGTTTGAGCTGTGTGAAGCAGCTTCCAGACGCGACGTCACAATCGAACTTCTTCAGGCAAACGATCGACTCAAGACCAGCGATCACGATCCGCCCGTTAGCATCGAGTTGCTTCATCCCACCGGTGACTTCGAATCCAAATCGGACAACGCTCAAAGTCTTGTTTTGAAGCTCTCGTACGGTGATCGGTCGTTGCTGTTGACGGGAGATGTCGAAGAGGAAGGTCTTGATCGACTCTTGGATCTGCCGCAAGAACAATGCGACGTTCTGATGTCTCCGCATCATGGGGCGAAGAATTCCAATCCGTTGGATCTCCTCGAATGGAGTTCGTCCAAGCTGTTGGTCGTGAGCACTTCAGATCGATCGGTTGGTCCGCGACTCCGTTCTTTTGTGCCGAGTGGCGTGGACGTCGAGACGACAGTCGAGTCGGGAGCGTTAACGCTACGCATTGATCGATCCGGAACCATTTCGGTCGAGCGGTTCCTGCAAGAAGAAGATCAGTAG
- a CDS encoding arylsulfatase: MNKSLCSLACCFVAIGMSSAFASTPNVVLIVSDDQGYSDLGILNDEVISPNLDRIVKEGVLLTNFYVAWPACTPSRGAFLTGRYPQRNGMYDMIRNEAPDYGHKYTPEEYSVTWERIGGMDLREKLLPEYFQGAGYQTAIFGKWDLGMSRRFLPKQRGFNEFYGLVNTGIDYFTHERYGVPSMYSGDHLTEEDKGTYCTELFEREAVRFLKENHERPFFLYLPFNAPHGASNLDPAIRSAAQAPEEYKKLYPHLEDSLRKSTKYGKPAMVATPEKRRLEYLGAVTAMDDAIGSVLELLDEYQIADNTIVIFFSDNGGGGGSKNSPLRGGKSQMFEGGVRVCAAVRGPGIPAGSVCDEFLTSLELLPTIAAKIGVQPDSGIVLDGFDMWPVLTGETESQRKEMFWKRQNKEGARVGNWKWVRHGDDQFLFNLDDDLAEQNDLIEQMPDQADRLREAFANWLDEMEAAEPRGPFRDF, encoded by the coding sequence ATGAACAAATCTCTTTGCTCGCTGGCCTGTTGTTTTGTCGCGATTGGAATGTCGTCGGCGTTCGCTTCGACTCCCAATGTCGTTTTGATCGTGAGTGACGATCAGGGCTATAGCGATCTCGGAATACTGAACGACGAAGTCATCAGCCCGAACCTCGACCGAATCGTGAAAGAGGGAGTGCTGCTGACAAACTTCTACGTGGCCTGGCCAGCCTGCACTCCGTCTCGAGGAGCGTTTCTGACCGGTCGTTATCCACAACGAAACGGCATGTACGACATGATCCGCAATGAAGCTCCGGACTATGGTCACAAGTATACGCCTGAAGAATACTCTGTGACCTGGGAGCGGATCGGCGGCATGGATTTGAGGGAGAAACTCCTTCCTGAGTATTTTCAGGGAGCTGGCTATCAAACGGCGATCTTCGGCAAGTGGGACCTGGGAATGAGCCGACGTTTTCTTCCCAAGCAGCGTGGTTTTAATGAATTCTACGGACTGGTGAATACCGGAATCGATTACTTCACGCATGAGCGTTATGGCGTTCCGAGCATGTATTCCGGAGACCATCTGACGGAGGAAGACAAGGGAACTTATTGCACAGAACTGTTCGAACGTGAGGCGGTCCGCTTTCTCAAGGAGAATCACGAGCGACCATTTTTTCTGTATCTCCCGTTCAATGCTCCGCATGGTGCGTCCAATCTTGATCCTGCGATTCGCAGTGCAGCCCAGGCTCCGGAGGAATACAAGAAGCTGTACCCGCATTTGGAAGACTCATTGCGTAAAAGCACGAAGTACGGGAAACCGGCCATGGTTGCGACTCCGGAGAAGCGGCGTCTCGAATACCTCGGAGCAGTGACAGCGATGGATGATGCGATCGGGAGCGTGCTAGAACTTCTGGATGAGTATCAAATCGCGGACAATACGATTGTCATTTTCTTTTCGGATAACGGAGGCGGAGGAGGAAGCAAGAACAGTCCGCTGCGAGGTGGAAAGTCACAGATGTTTGAAGGGGGCGTCCGTGTCTGTGCTGCGGTACGAGGTCCGGGAATCCCCGCTGGCTCAGTCTGCGATGAGTTTCTAACGAGCTTGGAATTGCTTCCGACAATCGCAGCCAAAATTGGTGTTCAACCTGATTCAGGAATCGTGCTTGATGGCTTCGACATGTGGCCAGTGCTAACTGGTGAAACGGAGTCGCAACGGAAAGAGATGTTTTGGAAGCGACAGAACAAAGAAGGAGCGCGCGTCGGAAACTGGAAATGGGTTCGACACGGCGATGACCAATTTCTGTTTAACCTCGACGATGACCTGGCAGAGCAGAACGATTTGATTGAGCAGATGCCGGATCAGGCCGACCGCTTGCGAGAAGCATTCGCCAATTGGCTCGACGAGATGGAGGCTGCGGAACCACGCGGTCCTTTCCGGGACTTTTAG
- a CDS encoding PspA/IM30 family protein has translation MSWFQQFTFVMRSNITAIRDKVEDPERMLHQLICDMEDELRAVKQSVAAAITDEIQLGKEIESIQSEIGEWEGRAESALEKGKETLAKQALDQKLRHEERLQTIEKVYESQCTQTAKLQSSYRDLEDKIRQARHKRTLLIARLAQAQSRQKINRAIDSAESNSAFAQFHRLEEKVNREESLGQAYDRLEGKDPDADELAAQFEADERREKLESEFAELKRRFQTPAS, from the coding sequence ATGTCTTGGTTTCAACAATTTACTTTCGTAATGCGTTCGAACATCACCGCCATTCGGGACAAGGTCGAGGACCCCGAACGAATGCTTCATCAACTGATCTGCGATATGGAAGATGAACTGCGCGCGGTAAAGCAGTCAGTCGCAGCTGCGATTACCGACGAAATTCAGCTTGGCAAGGAAATCGAGTCCATTCAAAGTGAGATCGGAGAATGGGAAGGGCGGGCGGAATCAGCTTTGGAGAAAGGCAAAGAGACACTGGCCAAACAAGCCCTCGATCAGAAGTTGCGCCACGAAGAACGACTTCAAACGATCGAGAAGGTGTATGAATCTCAATGTACACAGACGGCGAAGTTGCAATCTTCGTATCGGGACCTCGAAGACAAAATTCGACAGGCCCGGCATAAACGAACGCTGCTGATCGCTCGACTTGCACAAGCGCAGTCTCGTCAAAAGATCAACCGCGCGATCGACTCCGCAGAATCCAATTCTGCATTCGCTCAGTTTCATCGTCTGGAAGAGAAAGTGAATCGGGAAGAGAGTCTGGGGCAGGCTTACGATCGTCTCGAGGGAAAAGATCCCGATGCCGACGAACTCGCTGCTCAGTTTGAGGCTGACGAACGTCGAGAGAAACTGGAATCAGAGTTCGCGGAACTTAAGCGTCGGTTTCAAACCCCGGCTTCTTGA
- a CDS encoding glycine betaine ABC transporter substrate-binding protein, translating into MSMKNVVWFASGCVVLLVVTSLMSASGLRVAAKGFTESVTLAEIASALAIESGNSSEPVTELGGTQVLWSALVSGEIDVYPEYTGTLRQEIFRGQPLPDDESLEKKVEESGVSMTAPLGFNNTYAIAMKRSRAEEFGIEKISDLSKFPQFKYAFSNEFMDRGDGWPSLKRTYDLSPADIRGIQHTLAYRALDAGEIDVADAYATDPHILEMDLKLLKDDRNYFPKYDAVYLYRTQLEETNPEFVKLLKSMEGKLSDSTMLRLNEAVEIDELSEPDVASQFVNKTFGFNVKSASQSLTRRIWKTSLEHLFLVVISLSAAILVGIPAGIIAAKTKLPGQIILGTAEIIQTIPGLALLVFMGVLFIRVGLPSIGAFPVMVALFLYSLLPIIRNTMTGLTEIPKSLIESATALGLGPAARLRLVELPLSAPMILAGIKTTAVINVGYAALGGLIGAGGYGQPIMTGLRLNSEAHMLEGAIPAAIMAISVKYVFEAAEKFLVSPGLRVR; encoded by the coding sequence ATGAGTATGAAAAATGTCGTATGGTTTGCCTCCGGTTGCGTCGTTCTCCTGGTCGTCACATCTCTGATGTCTGCCTCCGGACTTAGAGTCGCTGCCAAAGGGTTCACCGAGTCAGTCACTCTCGCTGAAATCGCCAGCGCTCTGGCCATCGAGAGTGGAAATTCTTCTGAACCGGTGACGGAACTGGGAGGCACCCAAGTTCTCTGGTCCGCTCTCGTGTCCGGAGAGATCGATGTCTATCCCGAGTATACCGGAACACTGCGGCAGGAAATCTTTCGAGGACAACCTCTTCCCGATGATGAGTCTCTCGAAAAGAAAGTCGAAGAGAGTGGAGTGTCGATGACCGCACCTCTCGGCTTCAATAACACATACGCGATTGCGATGAAGCGATCGCGAGCCGAAGAATTTGGCATCGAGAAAATCTCCGACCTCAGCAAGTTTCCTCAATTCAAATACGCTTTCAGTAACGAGTTCATGGATCGTGGAGATGGATGGCCCAGCTTAAAACGAACCTACGATTTGAGTCCCGCAGACATTCGAGGAATTCAACACACACTCGCCTATCGTGCTCTCGATGCTGGCGAAATTGACGTTGCCGATGCCTACGCGACCGACCCGCACATTCTCGAAATGGACTTGAAGCTTCTAAAAGACGATCGAAATTACTTTCCGAAGTACGACGCGGTTTACTTGTATCGCACCCAACTCGAAGAGACGAATCCCGAGTTTGTCAAATTGCTCAAATCGATGGAGGGCAAACTGTCGGATAGCACGATGCTTCGGTTGAATGAAGCTGTCGAAATCGACGAACTGAGTGAACCGGACGTCGCCAGTCAATTTGTGAACAAGACTTTCGGGTTCAATGTCAAAAGTGCTTCGCAATCGCTCACCAGGCGGATTTGGAAGACGTCGTTGGAACATCTGTTTCTGGTCGTGATCTCGCTCTCTGCTGCGATCCTCGTTGGAATTCCTGCCGGGATCATTGCGGCGAAGACAAAGCTCCCCGGACAAATCATCCTCGGCACCGCTGAAATCATTCAGACCATTCCCGGACTGGCTTTGCTTGTCTTCATGGGAGTTCTATTCATTCGCGTCGGCCTTCCATCAATTGGTGCCTTTCCGGTGATGGTGGCTCTGTTCCTGTACAGCCTGCTCCCGATCATTCGCAATACGATGACCGGACTCACTGAAATTCCAAAGTCGTTAATCGAATCAGCGACCGCTCTTGGCCTTGGCCCGGCAGCACGATTGAGACTTGTCGAACTCCCTTTGAGTGCCCCCATGATTCTCGCGGGTATCAAAACGACCGCTGTCATCAATGTTGGATATGCCGCGCTCGGCGGTCTCATTGGGGCAGGGGGCTACGGTCAGCCCATCATGACCGGCTTAAGGCTGAACAGCGAAGCACACATGCTTGAAGGCGCCATTCCCGCTGCAATCATGGCGATCTCGGTGAAGTACGTCTTCGAAGCTGCGGAGAAGTTCCTCGTCTCTCCGGGCCTTAGAGTCCGCTAA